The DNA window CCGCGCCTCCGCCACCGCACCCCAGCAGCAGCATCAGCGCGACGAGGACGGCCCCCGCCGCCCCGAGCGGCGTGAATGGCTTGCGCATGAGAAGTCCCCCGTCTCGCGGCCTGCGGTCCCGTTTCCGCGGCCCCGCCGTCCCCGGCGGGGCCGCTTCTCCTTCTGGTACACCGCTGACCGCGACCGGGTTCCCCTTCTCAGGCCATCGGTTTCCGTGGCTGTCTCATCGGCTGTCTCGTCAGCTGTCTCGTTGGCCGGCTCGTTGACCGGCTCGTTGACCGGTTCATGTCCGTGGCTGTATCAGTGGCTCAGCCGTCCGAACCGCCGTACCGCCAGCGGAAGAAACACCGCTACCAGCACCACCGGCCACACCACCGCCAGCAGCCCCGCGTGTTCAGCTGGCCAGGAGTTTCCGGCCACCGCCGGGTTGCCGAAGAGGTCCCGTGCCGCCGTGGCCGTCGCCGACAGCGGGTTCCACTGGACAATCACGCCGAGCCAGTCCGGCATGGAGTGCGGCGTCGCGAAGGCGTTGGACAGGAAGCCGACCGGCCAGACCAGGATCTGCACCGCCTGGACCATCTCCGGTTTGCCCGCGACCATCGCCAGCTGGATGCCGATCCACAGCATCGCGAAGCGAAGCAGCAGCAACAGCCCGACGGCGCCAAGGAATCCGAGTGGCCCGCCGTGCCAGCGCCAGCCGATCGCGTGACCGACCGCGATCATGACCGCCAGGCCGGCGGCCGACTGGAGCATGTCCGCGACCGCGCGCCCCACCAGCACCGCCCCCGAGGTCATCGGCATCGAGCGGAACCGGTCGATGACCCCCTTGTTGAGATCCTGGGTGACCGCGAGCATCGTCGCTTCCAGGCCGAAGACCATGGTCAGCGCCAGCATGCCGGGCATCAGGAAGTCGACGTAGTTCCCCGGCACCCCCTTGCCGCCGCCGATCAGGAACCCGAACATCAGCAGCAGCATCACCGGGAACACCAAGCCGACGACCACCTGCACCGGCTGCCGTCCCCAGTGGGCGAGTTCACGCCGCGTCATGGTCCAGGAATCGGCGACCGCCCATCCGATCGTGCCCGCGCTCATGCCGCTGCCCCCTTCGTCCCGCTGATCCCCTTCGTCGTGCCGGGCTCACCCGCGCCGCCGGTCTCCCTCGTGAGGTGCAGGAAGACCTCGTCGAGCGTCGGCCTGCGCAGCGCGATGTCCTGCGCCTCGATCCCGGCCGCCTCCAGCGCCCGTACGGTCCCGGTCAGTGCCGCCATCCGGTCCGCCACCGGCGCGCTGATCCACCTCCGGTCCGCGTCCGTCTCCGCGTCAGGCCCCATCAGCGCGGCGGCCGCGCCCAGTTGCTGTGCGTCGTGCAGCACGACGTCGATCCGGTCTCCGCCGACCTTGCCCTTCAGCTCGTCCGGCGTGCCCTCGGCCACCGCCCGGCCCCGGTCTACGACCGTGATCCGGTCGGCCAGCTGATCGGCCTCCTCCAGGTACTGCGTCGTGAGCAGTACGGTCGTACCTCCTCCGACCAGCGACCGCACCGCGCCCCACACCTCCGCGCGCCCGCGCGGGTCGAGCCCGGTCGTCGGCTCGTCCAGGAACAGCACCTGCGGTTCGGTGATGAGCGAGGCCGCCAGGTCGAGCCGCCGCCGCATGCCTCCGCTGTACTTCCCGACCGCCTTGCGCCCCGCGTCCGCGAGCCCGAACCGCTCCAGGAGCTCGTCGGCCCGCGCGCCCGCCCGGCGCGCCCCCAGGTGGTACAGCCGGCCGAACATCTCCAGGTTCTGCCGCCCGCCCAGCTCCTCGTCCACCGCCGCGTGCTGCCCGAGCAGCCCGATCCGCCGCCGCACCTCGCCGGCCCGCGACCGTACGTCGAAGCCCGCCACCTCCACCCGCCCCGCGTCGTGCCGCAGGAGCGTCGCGAGGATCCGGACGATCGTGGTCTTTCCCGCGCCGTTGGGCCCCAGTAGGCCGTGTACCGTGCCGCGCCGCACCACCAGGTCGAGCCCGTCCAGCGCCCGCTTCTCCCCATAGCGCTTCTGCGCCCCTTCGACCACGATCGCCGCGTCGGCGTAATCGTGACCGCGACCGTGAGCGTGCCCGCGAGCGTCAGCCAATGCCATCCATCTCCTCCGGAAACAAAGTAGTCAAACTTGACTACATACCCAAAGCTAAACCCGCCCGGCCCATTCGTCAAACTTGATTAGCCGCTGGCGAAGGGGTTTTCCTGGCCGTCCGCCAGCACCCCCACGAAGGGCTCACCCTCGCCCGCGAAGGTGTACGCGCCGCCCTCGATCCGGGCGATCAGACCGCGCGTCCACTCGGCCCCCGCGTCCGCCGAGTGGACCCACATGTTCATGATTTCGCCGATGTGACCGAGCGACTCAGGCCCTTCCTCCGGCGTGTAGTACTCGGTGACGGCCGACCGCCACTTCTCCAGCCCCCGCACGCGCTTCCTGAGCAGCTCGACGGCCTCGGCCCGCTCCAGGTCGACGATGAAGCCGATCCCGGCCGACAGCACGTCCATCTTCTGGTCGTACGTCGTCAGCGCCTCGCGGAGCAGACCGAAGTACTCCCGCGTGCCCTCGTCCGTGACCTCGTACTCGGTCCTCGGCGGGCCGCCGGCCGTGCTCGGCGCGATCTCGTGAGCGTGCAGCAGCCCCTGCTTGGCCATCTGCTTGAGCGCGTGGTAGATCGACCCCGGCTTGGCGTTGGACCACTCGTGGGCGCCCCAGTACTCCAGGTCGTTGCGCACCTGGTAGCCGTGCGCGCGCCCGTGCTGACGGACGGCGCCGAGGACCAGCAGCCGGATCGCTGACATCGCCGCACCCTTCTACTCAACTTTGATCAGAGAGTAGCGGGTGCGGACGACGGCAGAACCGGCACCTGTCGCGGCTGCCTACAGCTCAGCCCCAGGTCTCGCCGCGTTCCAGGGCCACCAGCTCGAAGGCGGTCTTTCCGTCCAGGCTCTCGCGGATGATGTCGGCGTGGCCGGAGTGCCGGGACATCTCGGTGATCAGCCGCAGCAGCAGCCAGCGCATCGACACGCGCTCCGAGTCCGGGAACCACGGCTCGTCCGGGAGCGGGAAGGTGTCGTCCAGGCTCGGCACGGACCGGATGAACTCCTCGGTCTGCCGCGCGACCTTCTCCCAGTACGCCAGCCGGTCCTCGACCGTCTCGTCCCCGACGAGCCGGAAGCACTCGTGCCAGTTCTCCTCCGTACGCTCCACCTCCGGCGCCACCTGCTGCGCCCGCGCGAGCCAGCTCTGCTCGACCTCGGCAGCGTGCTTGAGGAGCCCGGACAGCGACAGTTCGCTCGCGCTGGGCGTGGTGGCCGCCTGCTCGTCGGTGAGGCCGATCAGCGCCCTGCGGATACCGCCGCGCTCGGCGTCCAGGAAGGCCAGGAGGGCGCCGCGCTCGTCGCCGGGGGCCTCTGCGTTCACGTGTACGACCATGATCTCCACCTCTTGTCGTCGCCGGACTGACAAGAACCACGGTATGAGCCCTTGCGGACAGCTTCTGTCCGCGACGCGACGGCCGACTCAGAACGGAAACTTCGTCCGCCCGTGCCGACTCAGAACGGGAACTTCGTCCGTCCGTGCTGCACCGAGATCCACTTCTGGGTGGTGAATGCCTCCACCGCCGAGTCCCCGTTGAGCCGCCCCATCCCCGACAGCTTCTCGCCGCCGAAGGCCACCTGCGGTTCGTCCTGGACGGTCGAGTCGTTGACGTGGATCATCCCGGTCTCGACGCGCTTCGCGAACCGCACGCCGCGCTCCAGGTTCCCCGTGTGGACCGCCCCGCTCAGCCCGTACTGGCTGTCGTTGGCCATCCGTACGGCCTCTTCCTCGCCGTCGAAGGGGATCAGCAGCACCACCGGGCCGAAGATCTCCTGCGTCAGGATCGTGGAGTCGGCCGACAGCCCGCTCAGTACGGTCGGCTCGACGAGATTGCCTCGCGTGGCGCCCCGTACGAGCGCGGTCGCGCCCTCGGCGAGCGCCTGCTCGACGAGGCCCGTCAGGGAGTCCGCCTGGAACGTGTTGATGACGGGGCCGATGTGGGTACGGGGGTCGGCCGGGTCGCCGGTCACCAGCGTCCGTACCTTCGCGACGAACTTCTCCGTGAACTCCGCCTCGACCGACCGGTCCACCAGGACCCGGTTGGCGGCCATGCAGACCTGCCCCTGGTACACGAAACGGCTGAAGACCGCCGCGTCGACGGCGTAGTCGATGTCCGCGTCGTCCAGGACGACCAGCGCGCTGTTGCCGCTCAGTTCGAGCACCGCGCGCTTGAAGTGGCTCGCGGCGACGGCGGCGACGTGCCGCCCCACCTTGTCCGAGCCGGCGAAGGAGATCACCTTCGGCACCCGGTGCTCTATTAGCGCGTCACCGACCTCCGCGATGTCGGTGACCAGCACGTTCAGCAGTCCTGCGGGCAGCCCCGCGTCCTCGAAGATCTTGGCTATCAGGCCGCCGCCGACGACCGGCGTGTTCTGGTTCGGCTTGATCACGACCGCGTTGCCCAGCGCGAGCGCCGGAGCGACCGACTTGAGCGTCACCAGGAAGGGGAAGTTGAAGGGGCTGATGACGCCGACGACACCGACCGGCAGCCGGTAGACGCGGTTCTCCTTGCCCTCCACGGGCGACGGCAGGATGCGCCCCTCGCCCCGCACGGCGGTCTGCGTCGCCTCGCGCAGGAACTCCTTGGCGAGATGGACCTCGTACGACGCCTTCAGCCGCGTACCGCCGAGCTCGTCGATGATCGCCTCGGTGATCTCGTCCTCGCGGTCCTGCGTGATCCGAAGGGCGCGTTCGAGGACGTCCCTCCTGCGGTACGCGCTCGCCGCGGCCCAGGCCGGCTGCGCGCGCTCCGCCGCCAGATACGCCTCGTCGACCTCGTCCACCGAGGCGACCGTGATCGCGGCGAGCTTCTCCCCGTTGTACGGGTTGAAGTCGATGATGTCCCACGAGCCGCTGCCGGTCCGCCACTCGCCGTCGATGTACTGGTGGGCCAGGTCGGTGAAGAAGGACATGCGATCCCTTACTGCAAGGTGTGCAGGTGCAGACTCCTGATAAAACGTCATTCTACTGGCCGGTTACGAGAGTTGGAGTAGACCACGGAGCACATCCCTGGTCTCCGCCGCGCTCGGGCTGTCCTTCTGTAGCCGCTCCATCACCCGCTGGTACTGGGCGACCTCCTCGCGCTTGTCGAGGTAGAGCGCGCTGGTGAGCTGCTCCAGGTAGACGAGGTCCGAGAGATCCGACTCGGGGAATTGCAACATCGTGAACGCGCCGCTCTCGCCCGC is part of the Streptomyces agglomeratus genome and encodes:
- a CDS encoding PadR family transcriptional regulator, coding for MSAIRLLVLGAVRQHGRAHGYQVRNDLEYWGAHEWSNAKPGSIYHALKQMAKQGLLHAHEIAPSTAGGPPRTEYEVTDEGTREYFGLLREALTTYDQKMDVLSAGIGFIVDLERAEAVELLRKRVRGLEKWRSAVTEYYTPEEGPESLGHIGEIMNMWVHSADAGAEWTRGLIARIEGGAYTFAGEGEPFVGVLADGQENPFASG
- a CDS encoding aldehyde dehydrogenase family protein yields the protein MSFFTDLAHQYIDGEWRTGSGSWDIIDFNPYNGEKLAAITVASVDEVDEAYLAAERAQPAWAAASAYRRRDVLERALRITQDREDEITEAIIDELGGTRLKASYEVHLAKEFLREATQTAVRGEGRILPSPVEGKENRVYRLPVGVVGVISPFNFPFLVTLKSVAPALALGNAVVIKPNQNTPVVGGGLIAKIFEDAGLPAGLLNVLVTDIAEVGDALIEHRVPKVISFAGSDKVGRHVAAVAASHFKRAVLELSGNSALVVLDDADIDYAVDAAVFSRFVYQGQVCMAANRVLVDRSVEAEFTEKFVAKVRTLVTGDPADPRTHIGPVINTFQADSLTGLVEQALAEGATALVRGATRGNLVEPTVLSGLSADSTILTQEIFGPVVLLIPFDGEEEAVRMANDSQYGLSGAVHTGNLERGVRFAKRVETGMIHVNDSTVQDEPQVAFGGEKLSGMGRLNGDSAVEAFTTQKWISVQHGRTKFPF
- a CDS encoding ATP-binding cassette domain-containing protein — encoded protein: MADARGHAHGRGHDYADAAIVVEGAQKRYGEKRALDGLDLVVRRGTVHGLLGPNGAGKTTIVRILATLLRHDAGRVEVAGFDVRSRAGEVRRRIGLLGQHAAVDEELGGRQNLEMFGRLYHLGARRAGARADELLERFGLADAGRKAVGKYSGGMRRRLDLAASLITEPQVLFLDEPTTGLDPRGRAEVWGAVRSLVGGGTTVLLTTQYLEEADQLADRITVVDRGRAVAEGTPDELKGKVGGDRIDVVLHDAQQLGAAAALMGPDAETDADRRWISAPVADRMAALTGTVRALEAAGIEAQDIALRRPTLDEVFLHLTRETGGAGEPGTTKGISGTKGAAA
- a CDS encoding DinB family protein yields the protein MVVHVNAEAPGDERGALLAFLDAERGGIRRALIGLTDEQAATTPSASELSLSGLLKHAAEVEQSWLARAQQVAPEVERTEENWHECFRLVGDETVEDRLAYWEKVARQTEEFIRSVPSLDDTFPLPDEPWFPDSERVSMRWLLLRLITEMSRHSGHADIIRESLDGKTAFELVALERGETWG
- a CDS encoding ABC transporter permease, with protein sequence MSAGTIGWAVADSWTMTRRELAHWGRQPVQVVVGLVFPVMLLLMFGFLIGGGKGVPGNYVDFLMPGMLALTMVFGLEATMLAVTQDLNKGVIDRFRSMPMTSGAVLVGRAVADMLQSAAGLAVMIAVGHAIGWRWHGGPLGFLGAVGLLLLLRFAMLWIGIQLAMVAGKPEMVQAVQILVWPVGFLSNAFATPHSMPDWLGVIVQWNPLSATATAARDLFGNPAVAGNSWPAEHAGLLAVVWPVVLVAVFLPLAVRRFGRLSH